A single genomic interval of Nocardioides palaemonis harbors:
- the rdgB gene encoding RdgB/HAM1 family non-canonical purine NTP pyrophosphatase, which yields MKVFLASGNAKKIGEMQRILAEHVPDVEVLGVRDVEGYVEPVEDQPTFEGNALLKARAGVAATGLPSVADDSGLCVDALNGMPGVLSARWSGQPKSDDRNNALLLDQLHDVPDERRGAHFTCAIAWVMPDGRERVVEGRMDGQIIREVRGSGGFGYDVLFVADEHAADADGRGLTSAELDPAEKDRISHRGRALRELAPHVAADLSAG from the coding sequence ATGAAGGTGTTCCTGGCCTCCGGCAACGCCAAGAAGATCGGCGAGATGCAGCGCATCCTCGCCGAGCACGTCCCCGACGTCGAGGTCCTCGGCGTGCGCGACGTCGAGGGCTACGTCGAGCCGGTCGAGGACCAGCCGACCTTCGAGGGCAACGCCCTGCTCAAGGCCCGCGCCGGCGTCGCGGCGACCGGCCTGCCGTCGGTCGCCGACGACAGCGGCCTGTGCGTCGACGCGCTCAACGGCATGCCGGGCGTGCTGTCGGCGCGCTGGTCGGGGCAGCCGAAGAGCGACGACCGGAACAACGCGCTCCTGCTCGACCAGCTCCACGACGTGCCCGACGAGCGCCGCGGCGCGCACTTCACCTGCGCGATCGCGTGGGTGATGCCGGACGGGCGCGAGCGGGTGGTCGAGGGGCGCATGGACGGCCAGATCATCCGCGAGGTCCGGGGGAGCGGCGGGTTCGGCTACGACGTGCTGTTCGTGGCCGACGAGCACGCCGCCGACGCCGACGGGCGAGGGCTCACCTCCGCCGAGCTCGACCCGGCCGAGAAGGACCGGATCTCCCACCGGGGCCGGGCGCTGCGCGAGCTCGCGCCGCACGTGGCCGCGGACCTCTCAGCCGGCTGA
- a CDS encoding bile acid:sodium symporter family protein translates to MDSALTTVGLPLALAIIMFGLGLDLTVADFRRVGRTPRAVAVALACQVVLLPAVCFALVVLLDLPALLGIGMLLLAASPGGTTANLFSHLFRGDVALNITLTAINTVVAVVTLPLITGLAISFYDRQDDVSMPLAEIVKVFVLILLPVGIGMLVRDRAPGFAARMDRPVRIGSAVILAVLVLGILLDQREHVGDYLADVGLVTALFCAISLVVGYVVPKAFGVTGPQAIASSMEVGVHNATLAIFVAVEVLDEVEISVPAAVYSLVMFLFAALWGSWVSRRVGDREPVSAG, encoded by the coding sequence ATGGACTCCGCGCTGACGACCGTCGGACTGCCCCTCGCGCTCGCGATCATCATGTTCGGCCTGGGCCTCGACCTCACGGTCGCGGACTTCCGGCGGGTGGGGCGGACGCCGAGGGCGGTCGCCGTCGCCCTGGCCTGCCAGGTGGTGCTGCTGCCGGCCGTGTGCTTCGCGCTGGTGGTGCTCCTCGACCTGCCGGCGCTCCTGGGCATCGGCATGCTGCTGCTCGCGGCGTCGCCGGGAGGCACGACCGCCAACCTGTTCAGCCACCTCTTCCGCGGCGACGTGGCGCTCAACATCACGCTGACCGCGATCAACACCGTGGTCGCGGTCGTCACGCTGCCGCTCATCACCGGGCTGGCGATCTCGTTCTACGACCGCCAGGACGACGTGTCGATGCCGCTGGCGGAGATCGTCAAGGTGTTCGTGCTGATCCTGCTGCCGGTCGGGATCGGGATGCTGGTGCGCGACCGCGCCCCCGGCTTCGCGGCCCGCATGGACCGTCCGGTGCGGATCGGCTCGGCGGTCATCCTCGCCGTCCTGGTGCTCGGCATCCTGCTCGACCAGCGCGAGCACGTCGGCGACTACCTCGCCGACGTCGGCCTGGTCACCGCGCTCTTCTGCGCGATCAGCCTGGTCGTGGGCTACGTCGTCCCGAAGGCGTTCGGCGTCACCGGGCCGCAGGCCATCGCCTCCTCGATGGAGGTCGGAGTGCACAACGCCACGCTCGCGATCTTCGTGGCGGTCGAGGTGCTCGACGAGGTCGAGATCTCGGTCCCCGCGGCGGTCTACTCGCTGGTGATGTTCCTCTTCGCCGCGCTGTGGGGCTCGTGGGTCTCGCGCCGGGTCGGTGACCGCGAGCCGGTGTCAGCCGGCTGA
- the bcp gene encoding thioredoxin-dependent thiol peroxidase: MTDRLAAGDTAPDFTLTSDADEQVSLSDLRGKKVIVYFYPAAMTPGCTKQACDFSESLDSLRGAGYEVLGVSKDTPAKLAKFRERDQLTLTLLSDEDLAVHRSYGAYGTKKLYGKEVEGVIRSTFVIDEDGTVELAQYNVKATGHVAKLRRDLGLD; the protein is encoded by the coding sequence ATGACCGACCGCCTCGCAGCCGGCGACACCGCCCCCGACTTCACCCTCACCAGCGACGCCGACGAGCAGGTGAGCCTGTCCGACCTCCGCGGGAAGAAGGTCATCGTGTACTTCTACCCGGCCGCGATGACCCCCGGCTGCACCAAGCAGGCCTGCGACTTCTCCGAGTCGCTCGACTCGCTGCGCGGCGCGGGCTACGAGGTGCTCGGCGTCTCGAAGGACACGCCGGCCAAGCTGGCGAAGTTCCGCGAGCGCGACCAGCTCACCCTCACCCTGCTCTCCGACGAGGACCTCGCCGTCCACCGGTCCTACGGCGCGTACGGCACCAAGAAGCTCTACGGCAAGGAGGTCGAGGGCGTGATCCGCTCGACCTTCGTGATCGACGAGGACGGCACGGTCGAGCTCGCCCAGTACAACGTCAAGGCCACCGGCCACGTCGCCAAGCTGCGGCGTGACCTCGGGCTCGACTGA
- a CDS encoding energy-coupling factor ABC transporter permease translates to MHVPDGFLDAPTSIATGVVAAAAVAVSLRGARRELDDRTAPMAGLVATFVFAAQMINFPVGAGTSGHLMGGALAAVLVGPWTAVLCMSVVLLVQGLLMADGGITALGTNITLMGVTTVAVGWGVFVLLRRVLPSRASMVAPAAAVGAFLSVPVAALVFTGLFAVGGQAPVDLGSVLAAMLGWHVLIGLGEAVVTGLVVGSVVASRPDLVHGARPLLAARELETRKVEVR, encoded by the coding sequence GTGCACGTGCCCGACGGCTTCCTCGACGCGCCGACGTCGATCGCCACCGGCGTCGTCGCAGCGGCGGCCGTGGCCGTCTCGCTGCGCGGCGCGCGTCGCGAGCTCGACGACCGCACGGCGCCGATGGCGGGACTGGTGGCGACGTTCGTGTTCGCCGCCCAGATGATCAACTTCCCGGTCGGGGCCGGCACCAGCGGTCACCTCATGGGTGGTGCGCTCGCGGCCGTGCTGGTCGGGCCGTGGACCGCGGTGCTCTGCATGTCGGTGGTCCTCCTCGTGCAGGGCCTGCTGATGGCCGACGGCGGCATCACCGCGCTCGGCACCAACATCACGCTGATGGGCGTCACGACCGTGGCCGTCGGCTGGGGCGTCTTCGTCCTGCTGCGCCGCGTGCTCCCGTCGCGTGCGTCGATGGTCGCGCCCGCCGCGGCCGTCGGCGCGTTCCTCAGCGTGCCGGTCGCGGCGCTCGTCTTCACCGGCCTCTTCGCCGTCGGTGGCCAGGCACCGGTCGACCTCGGCTCCGTGCTCGCCGCGATGCTCGGCTGGCACGTGCTGATCGGGCTCGGCGAGGCCGTCGTCACCGGACTGGTCGTGGGCAGCGTGGTGGCCTCGCGCCCCGACCTCGTCCACGGGGCGCGCCCGCTGCTCGCCGCCCGCGAGCTCGAGACCCGGAAGGTGGAGGTCCGATGA
- a CDS encoding PDGLE domain-containing protein, with protein sequence MTTRRFFAVALLVSLLVAGVASYYASSHPDGLEYVAGKTGFGDSAEDSVTADSPLADYQTSGIDDARLSGGVAGVVGVVVMLSLSTGLFWALRRREPHDVDDADRERHDAEV encoded by the coding sequence ATGACCACCCGCCGCTTCTTCGCCGTCGCGCTGCTGGTCAGCCTGCTCGTCGCGGGCGTGGCGAGCTACTACGCCAGCTCCCACCCCGACGGCCTCGAGTACGTCGCCGGCAAGACCGGCTTCGGCGACTCCGCCGAGGACTCCGTCACCGCCGACAGCCCGCTGGCCGACTACCAGACCTCCGGGATCGACGACGCCCGCCTCAGCGGCGGCGTCGCCGGCGTGGTCGGCGTCGTGGTGATGCTCTCCCTGAGCACTGGCCTGTTCTGGGCGCTCCGCCGCCGCGAGCCGCACGACGTCGACGACGCGGACCGCGAGCGCCACGACGCGGAGGTCTGA
- the cbiQ gene encoding cobalt ECF transporter T component CbiQ, whose product MGAGHGHRLHFHGHSPVHRAPAHLKLLALLGFMLAVVATPRQAYAVLAAEAAVLLGVVLLSRVPLRYLLPRMVVEVPFAVFALLMPFISHGPRTEVLGVSVSEAGLHAGVALLVKGSIGVLASLTLAATTEPQDLLRGLQRLRMPDLVVQIMGFMIRYLDVVTAEMGRMLTAMRSRGCDPRSPRHWPVLARSLGALFIRSYERGERVHLAMLSRGYDGRLPQ is encoded by the coding sequence ATGGGCGCCGGCCACGGCCACCGGCTGCACTTCCACGGCCACAGCCCGGTCCACCGCGCGCCGGCCCACCTCAAGCTTCTCGCCCTGCTCGGCTTCATGCTGGCGGTCGTCGCGACCCCGCGCCAGGCGTACGCCGTGCTCGCGGCCGAGGCGGCCGTGCTGCTCGGCGTCGTGCTGCTGTCCCGGGTCCCGCTGCGCTACCTCCTGCCGCGCATGGTGGTCGAGGTGCCGTTCGCGGTCTTCGCGCTGCTGATGCCGTTCATCTCCCACGGCCCGCGCACGGAGGTGCTGGGGGTGAGCGTCTCCGAGGCCGGGCTCCACGCCGGCGTGGCGCTGCTGGTCAAGGGCAGCATCGGTGTCCTCGCGTCGCTGACCCTCGCCGCCACGACCGAGCCGCAGGACCTGCTCCGCGGCCTGCAGCGGCTGCGGATGCCCGACCTGGTCGTGCAGATCATGGGCTTCATGATCCGCTACCTCGACGTCGTGACGGCCGAGATGGGCCGGATGCTGACGGCGATGCGCTCGCGCGGCTGCGACCCGCGCTCGCCGCGGCACTGGCCGGTGCTGGCCCGCTCGCTGGGTGCGCTGTTCATCCGGTCCTACGAGCGTGGCGAGCGGGTCCACCTCGCGATGCTCTCGCGCGGCTACGACGGTAGGTTGCCGCAGTGA
- a CDS encoding energy-coupling factor ABC transporter ATP-binding protein: MSTPVLDVRDLAYAYPDGHQALFGVDLHVHRGERVALLGPNGAGKTTLVLHLNGILGSGSGGAGRGSVAVSGLPVDKKNMREVRRRVGVVFQDPDDQLFLGTVRQDVAFGPANLGLTGAELDRRVMDALDRVGMADFVDRPPHHLSYGQRRRVAVATVLAMEPEVLVLDEPSSNLDPASRRELADILRSLDVTVLMVTHDLPYALELCPRSVVLSEGVVVADRPTFDVLTDDELMAAHRLELPWGFDPRRIDSLPA; this comes from the coding sequence GTGAGCACCCCCGTGCTGGACGTCCGCGACCTGGCCTACGCCTACCCCGACGGGCACCAGGCGCTCTTCGGCGTCGACCTGCACGTCCACCGCGGCGAGCGGGTCGCACTGCTCGGCCCGAACGGCGCCGGCAAGACCACGCTCGTGCTCCACCTCAACGGCATCCTCGGCTCCGGGTCGGGAGGGGCGGGGCGCGGGTCGGTCGCCGTCAGCGGCCTGCCCGTCGACAAGAAGAACATGCGGGAGGTGCGTCGCCGGGTCGGCGTGGTCTTCCAGGACCCCGACGACCAGCTCTTCCTCGGCACCGTGCGCCAGGACGTCGCGTTCGGACCGGCCAACCTCGGCCTCACGGGCGCCGAGCTCGACCGCCGGGTGATGGACGCCCTCGACCGGGTCGGCATGGCCGACTTCGTCGACCGCCCGCCCCACCACCTGTCCTACGGCCAGCGCCGGCGCGTCGCGGTCGCGACGGTGCTCGCGATGGAGCCGGAGGTGCTGGTGCTCGACGAGCCGTCGTCGAACCTCGATCCGGCGTCGCGCCGCGAGCTCGCCGACATCCTGCGCAGCCTCGACGTCACCGTCTTGATGGTCACCCACGACCTGCCCTACGCCCTCGAGCTCTGCCCGCGCAGCGTGGTGCTGAGCGAGGGCGTCGTGGTGGCCGACCGGCCCACCTTCGACGTGCTGACCGACGACGAGCTGATGGCCGCCCACCGGCTCGAGCTGCCGTGGGGTTTCGACCCGCGGCGCATTGATAGCCTTCCCGCGTGA
- a CDS encoding DUF3618 domain-containing protein, with protein sequence MTQDMSALEREIEETRQRLASTIDQLAHRAHPKTIVGRQVESVKSHFVELESGEPRTDNILKAAGAVVGVIVLLAVVRKVAR encoded by the coding sequence GTGACCCAGGACATGAGCGCGCTCGAGCGCGAGATCGAGGAGACGCGCCAGCGGCTCGCCTCGACGATCGACCAGCTCGCCCACCGCGCCCACCCCAAGACGATCGTCGGGCGCCAGGTGGAGAGCGTGAAGTCGCACTTCGTCGAGCTCGAGAGCGGCGAGCCCCGCACCGACAACATCCTCAAGGCGGCCGGCGCCGTCGTCGGCGTCATCGTGCTGCTCGCCGTCGTCCGCAAGGTCGCGCGCTGA
- a CDS encoding GroES family chaperonin yields MLHDRLLVEVDKEAGERRSTGGIVIPATAAMGARRLAWSRVIAAGPHARAVEVGDRVLFDPEDKAEVEVHGEVYVVMRERDVHAVAAERLEGGSTGLYL; encoded by the coding sequence ATGCTGCACGACCGCCTGCTCGTCGAGGTCGACAAGGAGGCCGGCGAGCGGCGCTCCACCGGCGGCATCGTGATCCCGGCGACCGCCGCGATGGGTGCCCGCCGGCTGGCGTGGTCGCGCGTCATCGCCGCCGGCCCGCACGCGCGTGCCGTAGAGGTCGGCGACCGGGTGCTCTTCGACCCCGAGGACAAGGCCGAGGTCGAGGTGCACGGCGAGGTCTACGTCGTGATGCGTGAGCGCGACGTGCACGCCGTCGCCGCCGAGCGGCTCGAGGGCGGCTCCACCGGGCTCTACCTCTGA
- a CDS encoding flavin-containing monooxygenase — translation MGYLVKQSDRVAPVTAPVPADETLPRACVIGAGSSGIAAAKHLYLAGVPFDCFEMGHDIGGTWVMDNSNGRSACYDTLEINTSCPRMAYSDFPMPDDYPPYARHDQVAAYFQRYVDHFGFRDAITFDTTVERVAPTGDGRWDVTVRGPDGTQTRTYDAVLVANGHHWDPRWPDPAYPGSFDGEQIHSHDYRSADQLDGRDVVVVGAGNSAMDIAVEASLRARSTTWSVRRTEWVLGKFFLGKPSDQGLLPPGWVPWWVTALRLRIGAMAAGGSMAEYGLPTPQHKPGQSHPVQSRRIRERLAAGAVTARPAIERLDGDRVVFVDGSSAPADLVVWATGYHVSFPFLDPELVAAPGNQLPLWKRTVHPDLPGLYFLGLLQPLGAVMPLAEAQAAWITEMLTGHYAPPPDSVVRRQMAAEHARDTRQFYASPRHTMEVDFDHYLWDLARERRKGRARAAS, via the coding sequence GTGGGCTACCTCGTCAAGCAGTCCGACCGCGTCGCACCGGTGACCGCACCGGTCCCCGCCGACGAGACGCTGCCGCGCGCGTGCGTCATCGGGGCCGGCTCGTCCGGGATCGCGGCGGCCAAGCACCTGTACCTCGCCGGCGTACCGTTCGACTGCTTCGAGATGGGCCACGACATCGGCGGCACCTGGGTGATGGACAACTCCAACGGGCGCTCGGCCTGCTACGACACCCTCGAGATCAACACGTCCTGCCCGCGGATGGCCTACTCCGACTTCCCGATGCCCGACGACTACCCGCCCTACGCGCGCCACGACCAGGTCGCGGCGTACTTCCAGCGCTACGTCGACCACTTCGGCTTCCGTGACGCGATCACCTTCGACACCACCGTCGAGCGCGTGGCCCCGACCGGGGACGGCCGCTGGGACGTGACCGTCCGCGGACCGGACGGCACGCAGACCCGCACCTACGACGCCGTGCTGGTCGCCAACGGCCACCACTGGGACCCGCGCTGGCCCGACCCGGCCTACCCCGGCTCGTTCGACGGCGAGCAGATCCACTCCCACGACTACCGCTCCGCCGACCAGCTCGACGGGCGCGACGTGGTGGTCGTCGGCGCCGGCAACTCGGCCATGGACATCGCCGTGGAGGCGTCCCTGCGCGCCCGCTCCACCACCTGGTCGGTCCGCCGCACCGAGTGGGTGCTCGGCAAGTTCTTCCTCGGCAAGCCCTCCGACCAGGGTCTGCTGCCGCCCGGGTGGGTCCCGTGGTGGGTGACCGCCCTGCGCCTGCGCATCGGCGCGATGGCCGCGGGTGGGAGCATGGCGGAGTACGGCCTGCCCACGCCCCAGCACAAGCCCGGCCAGTCCCATCCCGTGCAGTCGCGGCGGATCCGCGAGCGGCTGGCGGCGGGCGCGGTCACCGCCCGCCCTGCGATCGAGCGCCTCGACGGCGACCGCGTGGTGTTCGTCGACGGCAGCTCCGCGCCGGCCGACCTGGTCGTGTGGGCCACGGGCTACCACGTGAGCTTCCCGTTCCTCGACCCCGAGCTGGTGGCCGCCCCCGGCAACCAGCTGCCGCTGTGGAAGCGTACCGTGCACCCGGACCTGCCCGGGCTCTACTTCCTCGGCCTGCTCCAGCCGCTCGGTGCGGTGATGCCGCTCGCCGAGGCGCAGGCGGCGTGGATCACCGAGATGCTCACCGGGCACTACGCCCCGCCACCGGATTCCGTGGTCCGCCGCCAGATGGCGGCCGAGCACGCGCGCGACACGAGGCAGTTCTACGCCTCGCCGCGCCACACCATGGAGGTCGACTTCGACCACTACCTCTGGGACCTCGCGCGCGAGCGCAGGAAGGGACGTGCCCGTGCTGCGTCGTAG
- a CDS encoding 1-acyl-sn-glycerol-3-phosphate acyltransferase yields the protein MLRRRIAGLVLRAVRWKAVGEVPRRGVLVGAPHTSNWDWVLTMLLAWRYGITIRLLVKQELFVGPLGWLLRRTGAVELDRRNPATTIKQLLAESEGDDPWLIGIAAEGTRSRGEYWKSGFYRIAQQTGLPVTLAFLDAPSRTVGWGPTFHVTGDVSADMDVLREFYADKTGFKPEAFTPPRLREEG from the coding sequence GTGCTGCGTCGTAGGATCGCCGGCCTCGTGCTCCGTGCCGTGCGCTGGAAGGCCGTCGGGGAGGTGCCGCGCCGCGGCGTGCTCGTCGGCGCCCCGCACACGTCGAACTGGGACTGGGTGCTGACCATGCTGCTCGCGTGGCGCTACGGCATCACGATCCGGCTGCTGGTCAAGCAGGAGCTGTTCGTCGGCCCGCTGGGCTGGCTGCTGCGCCGCACCGGCGCCGTCGAGCTCGACCGCCGCAATCCCGCGACCACCATCAAGCAGCTGCTCGCCGAGTCCGAGGGCGACGACCCGTGGCTGATCGGGATCGCCGCCGAGGGCACCCGCTCGCGCGGGGAGTACTGGAAGTCCGGCTTCTACCGGATCGCCCAGCAGACCGGCCTGCCGGTCACCCTCGCGTTCCTCGACGCGCCCTCGCGCACGGTCGGCTGGGGACCCACCTTCCACGTCACCGGCGACGTGAGCGCCGACATGGACGTGCTGCGCGAGTTCTACGCCGACAAGACCGGCTTCAAGCCCGAGGCCTTCACGCCGCCGCGCCTGCGCGAGGAGGGTTGA
- a CDS encoding phytoene desaturase family protein gives MTPGSSSYDVVVVGGGHNALVSAAYLARAGLSVVVLERLDHTGGAAVSVEPFPGQPARLSRYSYLVSLMPEQLMADLGLDVRLASRTTASYTPWVRGERSGGLLVERPEGEATRASFHDLTGGDEEYAAWQAFYAEVGRLAEAVSPTLMQPLPLERDVRALVDERIWSEVVAEPLGRAITARFTDDTVRGVVATDALIGTFASLDDPSLVQNRCFLYHLIGNGTGEWRVPVGGMGAMTDALARSAVEAGAELVTGAGVSAIVPGADGAEVRFHDGTQERSVTGRRVLSGVAPWVLRILLGEGEDPEAKPAGSQLKINFLLDRLPALRSGADPELAFAGTLHLAEDYTQLERAYDTAAGGEVPDPMPGEVYCHSLTDPSILGDRAGSAHTLTYFGLHTPAGLFDADPSAKDLAVKRALASLDAVLAEPIESCLATDADGRPCIEAKVPQDVERDLAMPGGHIFHGDLEWPWAPNRARLDTPAQQWGVQTEHDSVLVCGSGARRGGAVSGLGGHNAAQAVLAEL, from the coding sequence ATGACTCCCGGCAGCAGCAGCTATGACGTCGTCGTGGTCGGTGGTGGGCACAACGCCCTGGTGAGCGCGGCCTACCTCGCGCGGGCCGGGCTGAGCGTCGTCGTGCTCGAGCGCCTCGACCACACCGGCGGGGCCGCCGTCTCGGTGGAGCCGTTCCCCGGCCAGCCCGCCCGGCTCTCGCGCTACTCCTACCTGGTCAGCCTGATGCCCGAGCAGCTGATGGCCGACCTCGGCCTCGACGTCCGGCTCGCCTCGCGCACCACCGCGTCGTACACCCCGTGGGTGCGAGGCGAGCGCTCCGGCGGGCTGCTGGTCGAGCGCCCCGAGGGCGAGGCGACCCGCGCGTCGTTCCACGACCTCACCGGCGGCGACGAGGAGTACGCCGCGTGGCAGGCGTTCTACGCCGAGGTCGGTCGCCTCGCCGAGGCCGTCTCCCCCACCCTGATGCAGCCGCTCCCCCTCGAGCGGGACGTCCGCGCCCTGGTCGACGAGCGGATCTGGTCGGAGGTGGTCGCCGAGCCGCTGGGGCGGGCGATCACCGCGCGCTTCACCGACGACACCGTCCGCGGCGTCGTCGCCACCGACGCCCTGATCGGGACCTTCGCCTCCCTCGACGACCCGTCGCTCGTGCAGAACCGGTGCTTCCTCTACCACCTGATCGGCAACGGCACCGGCGAGTGGCGGGTGCCGGTCGGCGGCATGGGTGCAATGACCGACGCGCTCGCCCGGTCGGCCGTCGAGGCCGGCGCGGAGCTCGTGACCGGCGCGGGGGTCAGCGCCATCGTCCCGGGCGCCGACGGGGCCGAGGTGCGCTTCCACGACGGCACCCAGGAGCGGTCGGTGACCGGGCGACGCGTGCTCTCCGGCGTCGCGCCGTGGGTGCTGCGGATCCTGCTCGGCGAGGGCGAGGACCCCGAGGCCAAGCCGGCTGGCTCGCAGCTCAAGATCAACTTCCTGCTCGACCGGCTCCCCGCGCTGCGCTCGGGCGCCGACCCCGAGCTCGCCTTCGCCGGCACGCTTCACCTCGCCGAGGACTACACCCAGCTCGAGCGGGCCTACGACACCGCCGCGGGTGGCGAGGTGCCGGACCCGATGCCGGGCGAGGTCTACTGCCACAGCCTCACCGACCCCTCGATCCTGGGCGACCGTGCGGGCTCGGCCCACACGCTCACCTACTTCGGGCTGCACACGCCGGCCGGGCTCTTCGACGCCGACCCGTCCGCCAAGGACCTCGCCGTGAAGCGCGCGCTCGCCTCCCTCGACGCCGTCCTCGCCGAGCCGATCGAGTCCTGCCTGGCCACCGACGCCGACGGGCGCCCGTGCATCGAGGCCAAGGTCCCCCAGGACGTCGAGCGCGACCTGGCGATGCCGGGCGGGCACATCTTCCACGGCGACCTCGAGTGGCCGTGGGCGCCCAACCGGGCGCGCCTCGACACGCCCGCCCAGCAGTGGGGCGTGCAGACCGAGCACGACTCCGTCCTGGTCTGCGGCTCGGGCGCGCGGCGCGGCGGCGCGGTCTCCGGGCTGGGCGGCCACAACGCCGCCCAGGCCGTGCTCGCCGAGCTGTGA
- a CDS encoding universal stress protein, with product MIEQAVPEPVPADPPVVVGVGTEEVGAALRYAVDEALRVGCPLHLVHVVPVVPLGSESALASAEQLDKIGTETLALAAERAEEMGGGVLTVVEELRRGPVVPGLVAAAREARMLVLEYGHPVADGRPVTRTVAGGVAAQTLAPVVAVPSGWSTADAEQVVVAGVDAPIRAGEVLRAAVDRSRDLGTGLRVVHAWSLPEPYESLHSDTAEDRRWGQRARAEIRAALEEIGEGERVVHADVVAHRGREIDALLQASDGAALLVIGRHDPVVPVGSHVGPVAREVLRQATCPVLLAAPSGRR from the coding sequence ATGATCGAGCAAGCCGTTCCCGAGCCGGTCCCTGCCGACCCGCCCGTGGTCGTCGGAGTCGGCACCGAGGAGGTCGGCGCCGCGCTGCGCTACGCCGTCGACGAGGCCCTGCGCGTCGGGTGCCCGCTGCACCTCGTGCACGTGGTCCCGGTCGTGCCGCTGGGGTCCGAGTCGGCCCTCGCGTCCGCGGAGCAGCTGGACAAGATCGGCACCGAGACCCTCGCGCTGGCGGCCGAGCGCGCCGAGGAGATGGGCGGCGGCGTACTGACGGTGGTCGAGGAGCTGCGGCGCGGGCCGGTCGTCCCCGGCCTCGTGGCCGCCGCGCGCGAAGCGCGGATGCTGGTGCTGGAGTACGGGCACCCGGTCGCCGACGGACGGCCCGTCACCCGCACCGTCGCGGGCGGCGTGGCCGCCCAGACCCTGGCACCCGTGGTCGCGGTGCCGAGCGGGTGGTCGACCGCGGACGCCGAGCAGGTCGTGGTCGCGGGCGTCGACGCCCCGATCCGGGCCGGTGAGGTGCTCCGCGCCGCGGTCGACCGCTCGCGCGACCTCGGCACGGGGCTCCGGGTGGTGCACGCGTGGTCGCTGCCCGAGCCCTACGAGAGCCTGCACTCCGACACCGCGGAGGACCGGCGGTGGGGCCAGCGGGCGCGCGCCGAGATCCGGGCGGCGCTCGAGGAGATCGGCGAGGGGGAGCGCGTGGTCCACGCCGACGTGGTCGCCCACCGCGGCCGGGAGATCGACGCGCTCCTGCAGGCGAGCGACGGCGCCGCCCTGCTCGTGATCGGCCGCCACGACCCGGTCGTGCCGGTCGGCTCGCACGTCGGCCCGGTCGCCCGCGAGGTGCTGCGCCAGGCCACCTGCCCGGTGCTGCTGGCCGCGCCGTCCGGCCGACGCTGA